The Solanum lycopersicum chromosome 2, SLM_r2.1 DNA window TTGGACCTATGCAATCGCACGTGATCAAGGCAGAAGCTGGGGAGGTGTGgtcttaattttttatacaCATTATCAATCGACCCATAGAATTGCAAAATTGTTGATAGAAGCTGGGAGGTGTAGCTAGCATTTTTTTGTCGATCgattaaaataatcttaataattttttgtaggAAAAGGATCTTAAACTGGAGAGTGAAATCAATTATCTAGTATTGAAGAGGAAGTTGGTGAAGTTCACAATCAAACAGATCAATTCATTCATTTCTGCCAGAAGTGTGGTAGGAATAGGTAGCTGGGGAACGGTGTATGAAGGAATGATTGAAGGATTATCTGGACTATCTAGTGATTTGAATGGGGAAAGAATTGCTGTCAAAGTAGGAAATTATTTCTGCAAAGAAGAAGAGTTTTGTAATGATGAGAATTATATTCAATGGAAGGTAATCCTGAATTCTACTGTGTTGTTTATACTCTTCTATCTTTACATAAACTAATTAGTCTATCTTTTTTTAGACTGAGATTATGATACTATCAGATATAAAACACGAGGGTGTCATCAAATTGTTCGGTGTTTGCCGCACCAATCGAGGTTTATACCTGGTTTATCCCTTCTATGAGAGGGGAGATCTCCAGAAAAGCATTGAAggtaaatacattttaatattacaTATTGACTGTGTAAACTGAGTTATTAAATGCAAATTAATTGATAACTTGATATTTAAATCCACATGTTTTCAACAGACTCACTTTCATGTTTTTTTCCGTATCATATTCCAATTGCATTTAGTAATTAATTAGATCACACTCTTGATTATAATATTAAGAGTCCATCAAAAGTTGTCTGTGTTGAGACTATTGTACACAGATAATTAATACAATAAGTTGGGTTTGTTTTtcatattgaattttttctctctaaatCTGTCCCATTTTACAGTTTTAGATTGGGAGAGAGCTTTAAATGTTATCGTGAAAGTTGCTGAGGCACTCAGGGTGTTGCATAGGGGTCAAGTCGTATGCAGGGGCTTGAAGCCGGCAGACATATTGTTGGATGATAACTGGAACCCTGTAGTGACAGGTTTTGGGCTAATGAAGATGTTTGGAGATGGTTTAAGTGTATCTCAAAAATTCAATCAGGAAGACCTGCTCTTCTCAggtattgataaaaatattttcattctttctttcagaATTCAGTTTCATTCTatacaacttcaattttttaataagcTGTTCATTTTCTCAGGACATCAAGACCATGTCCTTCACTATGACTCTTACTGTCTGGGTTTTCTGATGCTCCAAGTGCTGATGAAGGTGAAAGAAGCTCACAGTCACTGGGCCAAAGGAGAGGGGAATTATGCACTTTGATATTGATTCTTATTCGTGTCGCTATTTCTCGGAATTTGTAGAGCAGGCACTCAAACTCAATAAGCAGAATTCTCATGTTGTCCATCTGGATTTCTTGAAGACGGGTAAATGTACGATGATCGTTGCAAGAAATTTAAGCGAATTGGCATTTAAATGTTTAGCCCAAGGGGGAGTAACCCGGCCCACGTCGGAAGAAGTGGTAAAATTACTCCGTATGATTGTCAGTCTCCCGGCTGCTCTCGGTGGAAGTAGTAGTAAATCGTCCAAGTGAAATTAGCTTTATGACCTTGTTTTGAACTGTTTTCTGTAGTTCAGTCATTTTTCCAAACTTTATATTGATCCGTTTATCTTTGCTTATCGGTATATATACATACTTTGTGAGAGCGAAATTATTGTGAAGTACGTTGTAGGTCTACTCCCTTATCCTATTAAGATTCAAGATTAGTAGTATCACAGTTTAGCTCACCAACAAGTTGAATTATTGACACAGCAGAGTGTTAGCACAGAGATTACTAACGAATCCATTGTCATACGTAGAATTTAATCTTCAACCATATCATCACCATTCGAGAGGCTAATTTTACGTTGATTCAATTTAAGAAGCAATGTAATAGTTATTAGAATTGAGTTGTTGATTGGTTGAGGGAGGATAttgaataatgataatattttttttgtgtaattcaaaagtgagttttaaattttttatataatataaagttacAATAATAAAATCCAACTAAAGAATTTGTGTAATAATATCGAAAAATAGTAGTATTGTGTTtataatgataaaattgataaataaattggAATAAGACACCCTTTTTTGCTtaatataaaatgtttttgacTATTTAGAATATTCAGTAATAACAGAATAAAAAGACTTGGTAAAACATTGTtgtattttcaatttctttattattattattattataataataataataatagtagtagtagtagtaggtAAATAGAGATCCCTTTATTTATTAGGGTTCCTACCTACAATTGCAAACTTTGAAGTATATACAGGATGAATGAAGGTGCTGGAATATGGTGCCCAGTTTTCAACTCAGGTAAGTAATCCATTATTCACCCTTATTAATACTCATAGATTAGATCATTGTCTTTTACTATTGGGCTGTTTATGTATCTTGATCGAAAACCTAACGCTAATCAGGTCGAcgaacaaaaatcaatttcgTTATAAGAAATAAATAGACTCAGTTCATTGCAGGGGATAGAGAAGAGGATAATGATGGTTTTGAAGCTATATTTGAAGCCATGAACATTACTAATGTTGTTGGAGGAGACTTTGTAATGTCTATTCTGTTAGCATTACCAGTGAAGTCACTTTTGCGTTTTCAAAGTGTGTGTTGGTCCTGGCATGACTTGATCCTCTCCCGCCGCTTCATCAACATTCATCACCATCGAACCAATCGCAGCAGCAGCTTGATATGTTTCCACAGCGACGACAGTGGG harbors:
- the LOC101246595 gene encoding cysteine-rich receptor-like protein kinase 44 translates to MENVGSPSASDDGTPVQPISSSTPPVPSFPALLGTTVSGLSSSTADVETTPQVAGCGLSSSMAEVQSTPSTSQFAGSGLPSSLSMSGGGLSSSTVDGESAPSTSQVAGSGLSSSTQPQADEAAVSSVSNPEEFGPMQSHVIKAEAGEEKDLKLESEINYLVLKRKLVKFTIKQINSFISARSVVGIGSWGTVYEGMIEGLSGLSSDLNGERIAVKVGNYFCKEEEFCNDENYIQWKTEIMILSDIKHEGVIKLFGVCRTNRGLYLVYPFYERGDLQKSIEVLDWERALNVIVKVAEALRVLHRGQVVCRGLKPADILLDDNWNPVVTGFGLMKMFGDGLSVSQKFNQEDLLFSGHQDHVLHYDSYCLGFLMLQVLMKVKEAHSHWAKGEGNYAL